The following proteins are co-located in the Spea bombifrons isolate aSpeBom1 chromosome 3, aSpeBom1.2.pri, whole genome shotgun sequence genome:
- the LOC128483471 gene encoding cytochrome P450 2K4-like, whose translation MIPVDPASVLFYFILCVCFLYFYRSRGKNIYWNFPPGPNLLSIIGTLHVWNLKRPFDTLLKLSEQYGSIFSIQLGAEKIVVLCGYDTVKDALVNHAEAFSGRANIPIFHDVSQGYGVAFSHDENWKIMRRFALSTLRDFGMGKKTIENNINEECESLVEKINSYKGEPFDNTMLVNAAVANIIVSIILGHRFEYDNPTILRLMHLVNENVRLAGRPSVLLYNTFPSILQWMPGSQKIYKNANELKIFMKETFMIHKKQLDINDKKNLIDAFLVKQQEEKPNPEFYFHNENLTMLVIDLFVAGMETTSTTLRWGLLLMMKYPDIQKKVQDEIDRVIGSAQPQAEHRKLMLYTDAVIHEVQRFGNIVPISIPHATTQDVTFRGYFIPKDTQVITVLTSVLKDKAHFEKPDQFFPQHFLDSDGNFVKNEAFMPFSAGRRSCAGENLAKMELFLFFTRLLQKFTFQPLPGEDLDLTPLSGFTNHPKPHHMRALHRS comes from the exons atgattcctGTTGATCCAGCCTCAgtacttttttactttattctcTGTGTGTGTTTCCTATATTTTTACCGTTCTCGgggtaaaaatatttattggaatTTTCCTCCGGGGCCAAATCTATTATCAATCATTGGGACTTTGCATGTTTGGAATCTGAAGAGACCCTTTGATACACTTTTAAAG tTATCCGAGCAGTATGGTTCAATATTCAGCATTCAGTTGGGTGCTGAGAAGATAGTGGTGCTGTGTGGCTACGACACCGTGAAAGATGCTCTCGTTAACCACGCCGAGGCGTTTTCTGGACGGGCCAACATACCAATCTTCCACGATGTATCTCAAGGATACG gtgtggCTTTTTCCCATGATGAAAACTGGAAAATTATGCGAAGGTTCGCCCTTTCTACACTACGAGATTTTGGAATGGGAAAGAAAACCATCGAAAATAATATTAACGAAGAATGTGAATCCTTGGTGGAAAAAATCAATTCTTACAAAG GAGAGCCTTTTGATAACACGATGTTAGTGAATGCCGCTGTGGCCAATATAATTGTGTCCATAATTCTTGGCCATCGATTTGAATATGACAACCCAACAATTTTAAGACTCATGCATTTAgtaaatgagaatgtgagacTTGCGGGCAGACCTTCGGTGCTG CTGTACAACACCTTTCCATCTATCCTGCAATGGATGCCTGGAAGCCAAAAGATTTACAAAAACGCCAACGAGTTAAAGATCTTTATGAAGGAGACTTTCATGATCCACAAGAAACAACTGGATATTAACGACAAGAAAAATCTTATTGACGCGTTCCTTGTCAAACAACAAGAG gaAAAGCCTAATCCGGAATTCTATTTCCACAATGAAAATCTAACGATGCTTGTGATTGATTTATTCGTTGCCGGGATGGAGACGACCTCGACCACCCTCCGGTGGGGCCTTCTTTTAATGATGAAATATCCGGACATTCAAA AAAAGGTCCAAGATGAAATAGACAGAGTGATCGGATCTGCCCAGCCTCAAGCAGAACACAGAAAGCTAATGCTGTATACCGACGCCGTTATTCACGAAGTCCAAAGATTCGGTAACATTGTACCAATCAGCATCCCGCATGCAACTACTCAAGATGTTACATTCCGGGGATATTTTATCCCAAAG GACACTCAAGTCATCACAGTACTGACGTCTGTACTAAAGGATAAAGCTCACTTTGAGAAACCCGACCAGTTTTTCCCACAACATTTTCTGGACTCTGACGGAAATTTTGTTAAGAATGAAGCATTTATGCCTTTCTCTGCAG gtCGGAGGAGCTGCGCTGGGGAAAATTTAGCCAAAATGGAACTATTCCTGTTCTTCACCAGGCTGCTGCAAAAATTCACATTCCAGCCCCTTCCTGGAGAAGACCTCGACCTCACGCCACTTTCTGGGTTTACCAACCATCCGAAACCGCATCATATGCGTGCGCTACATCGCAGTTAG
- the LOC128484154 gene encoding cytochrome P450 2K6-like, with the protein MCTCSVVLALLCIYLNVLHVVNEVKKRSYVPLLVCVCEQHLHNVLRSVDRNLPPGPKPLPLIGNLHLVDLWQPYDSLKQLSKKYGSIFTIYSGTKRSVVLCGYETVKDALVNHAEAFSGRARMQILQDYSQGYGVSFSDDENWKVMRRFILSTLRDFGMGKTIIENKINEECDCLVEKLHSYKGEPFENTMLMNSAIANIIISIVIGERFDYDNPRILRIIYLINEILRLFAHPITLLYNTFPSVIRWFPGSHKTVLKYMEELRLFFKEIFINRKKQLDINDQQNVIDAFLAKQQAEKPNPELYFHDQNLRILVTDVFAGGMETTSTTLRWGLLLMMKYPEIQKKVQDEIEEVIGSATPQAEHRKLMPYTDAVIHEIQRFSDIVPIAVPHATTQDVIFRGYFIPKGTEIITFLTSVLKDKAHFEKPDEFYPQHFLDSEGKFVKKEAFIPFSLGRRSCIGENLAKMELFLFIIRLLQNFTFQPPPGAELDITPVIGSTSPPKPHCMCAVPRK; encoded by the exons ATGTGCACTTGTTCTGTTGTGTTAGCTCTCTTGTGTATATATCTTAATGTGTTGCATGTGGTTAATGAAGTAAAGAAAAGAAGTTATGTTCCACTGCTtgtctgtgtttgtgagcaacatctacataac GTGCT TAGAAGTGTTGATCGGAATTTACCTCCAGGACCAAAGCCTTTGCCACTTATTGGGAATTTGCACCTTGTGGACCTATGGCAACCTTATGATTCACTTAAACAG ttatcaAAGAAGTATGGATCCATATTCACTATTTATTCAGGAACAAAGAGGTCAGTGGTGCTGTGTGGTTACGAGACCGTGAAAGACGCTCTCGTTAATCACGCGGAGGCATTTTCTGGAAGAGCCCGTATGCAGATCTTACAGGATTACTCGCAAGGGTAtg GTGTTTCTTTTTCCGATGATGAGAACTGGAAAGTAATGAGAAGATTTATCCTCTCAACACTACGAGATTTTGGAATGGGAAAGACaatcatagaaaataaaattaacgaAGAATGCGATTGCTTGGTGGAAAAACTACATTCTTACAAAG GAGAGCCATTCGAAAACACCATGTTAATGAATTCTGCTATAGCCAATATCATCATATCCATTGTTATTGGTGAACGGTTTGACTATGACAACCCAAGAATTTTGAGAATCATAtacttaataaatgaaattttAAGACTTTTTGCACATCCCATCACCCTG CTATATAACACCTTTCCATCTGTCATTCGCTGGTTTCCTGGGAGCCATAAAACGGTTTTGAAATACATGGAGGAGCTGAGGTTGTTTTTTAAGGAGATATTTATAAACCGCAAAAAGCAACTGGACATCAATGACCAGCAAAATGTGATAGATGCATTCCTCGCCAAACAACAAGCG gAAAAGCCTAATCCTGAATTATATTTCCATGATCAAAATCTCAGAATACTTGTGACTGATGTATTTGCTGGCGGGATGGAGACGACCTCAACCACCCTCCGATGGGGCCTTCTGCTAATGATGAAGTACCCAGAAATTCAAA AAAAGGTCCAAGATGAAATAGAAGAAGTGATTGGATCTGCCACACCTCAGGCAGAACACAGAAAGTTAATGCCGTATACCGACGCCGTTATTCATGAAATCCAAAGATTCAGTGACATCGTACCAATCGCCGTTCCACATGCAACTACTCAAGATGTTATATTTAGAGGATATTTTATTCCAAAG ggTACCGAAATCATCACATTTCTAACGTCTGTACTAAAGGATAAAGCTCACTTCGAGAAACCAGATGAGTTTTACCCCCAACATTTTCTAGACTCTGAAGGAAAATTTGTAAAGAAAGAGGCATTTATTCCTTTCTCATTAG GTCGAAGGAGTTGCATTGGTGAAAATTTAGCCAAAATGGAGCTTTTCCTGTTCATCATTAGGCTGCTGCAGAATTTCACATTCCAGCCTCCCCCGGGGGCTGAACTTGATATCACACCAGTTATTGGCTCTACTAGTCCTCCAAAACCACATTGTATGTGTGCGGTGCCTCGCAAATAG